One Catenulispora sp. EB89 DNA window includes the following coding sequences:
- a CDS encoding BTAD domain-containing putative transcriptional regulator: MADSRVRFGVFGGVRVLRDDADVPLGPPQQRALLGLLLVAAGRPVGLGEIIDTLWGAEPSSSAVNLVHRYVGALRRILEPDLPVRATGRFLFRIGDAYRVGVEEADLDLSVFRERTAQARAERSPLAAERWTRALEVVQGEIAAGVPALGGHPRVVAIDGEVVAAAAEAADAALRHGAATALVPAVRRIAGCHQLDEPVHAALIRLLTAAGRHAEALAVFGAVRDRLAAELGIDPSPVLRDAYQGILDADARSEGTGLTTSADHESRTADDLSSTIADTGTDAGTGTDSDAGRENVTTSGHTAPVPRPAQLPMLARGFVGREAEEAAVIASLRPGRSPVAAVPVTVISGMAGVGKTCLAIRCAHEVAGEFPDGQLYVNLRGFDPAGMVVTPREALAGFLEALGVSAAGLPDDVEARTGRFRSLVAGRRLLVVLDNASDSEQLEPLLPSAPGCAALVTSRTQLSGLITRYGARPVPLRPMPPDQARQTLAGRLGAERVEADPAATDRIIEACAGLPLALAVVAARAAHNDFPLSVTADQLERAASTLHAFTTDGDGVDVRAAFSWSYEALPEPVAKLFRQLAAHPGPEISVPATVSMTGSDEHAVRRGLATLRAANLLEEPAPERYALHDLLRAFGAELCAPDEQRDAFERLAWHYTHSTANAYAVFGRPPIGTLPPPAEGIVPEAPAGIPEATEWYEREHIVLRRIVDIADGYGMDTVVARIVLDWRPMALSVDTVADIEPYILAGLAAAGRLGDPALTAESERAVAVIKTRRGEFGSAERQPLPTASGASSS, translated from the coding sequence GTGGCGGATTCCCGAGTGCGGTTCGGAGTGTTCGGCGGCGTGCGGGTGCTGCGCGACGACGCCGACGTCCCGCTCGGTCCGCCTCAACAGCGCGCGCTGCTGGGCCTGCTGTTGGTCGCCGCCGGGCGCCCGGTGGGGCTCGGCGAGATCATCGACACGCTGTGGGGCGCCGAGCCGTCGTCGAGCGCCGTGAACCTGGTGCACCGCTACGTCGGGGCGCTGCGGCGGATCCTCGAACCCGACCTGCCGGTCCGCGCCACCGGCCGCTTCCTGTTCCGGATCGGCGACGCCTACCGCGTCGGCGTCGAGGAGGCCGATCTGGACCTCAGCGTCTTCCGGGAGCGGACGGCGCAAGCCCGCGCCGAGCGGTCGCCGCTGGCGGCCGAGCGCTGGACGCGGGCACTGGAGGTCGTGCAGGGCGAGATCGCGGCGGGAGTGCCAGCCCTGGGCGGACATCCGCGGGTGGTCGCGATCGACGGTGAGGTCGTGGCGGCGGCGGCCGAAGCAGCTGATGCGGCGCTCCGGCACGGCGCGGCGACGGCGCTGGTGCCCGCGGTCCGGCGGATCGCCGGCTGCCACCAGCTGGACGAGCCGGTGCACGCCGCGCTCATCCGCCTGCTGACCGCGGCCGGGCGGCACGCGGAGGCGCTGGCGGTGTTCGGGGCGGTGCGGGATCGGTTGGCGGCGGAGTTGGGGATCGATCCGAGTCCGGTGTTGCGGGATGCCTACCAGGGCATTCTCGATGCCGACGCGCGGAGCGAAGGCACCGGTCTCACCACCAGCGCCGATCATGAGTCCCGGACCGCCGACGACTTGTCGAGCACGATCGCCGACACCGGCACCGACGCGGGCACCGGCACCGACAGCGACGCCGGCCGCGAAAACGTCACCACCAGCGGCCACACCGCCCCCGTCCCCCGCCCCGCGCAGCTCCCCATGCTGGCCCGCGGCTTCGTCGGCCGCGAAGCCGAAGAGGCGGCCGTCATCGCGAGCCTGCGCCCCGGCCGCAGCCCCGTGGCCGCGGTCCCGGTCACGGTGATCAGCGGCATGGCCGGCGTCGGCAAGACGTGCCTGGCCATCCGGTGCGCGCACGAGGTGGCCGGCGAGTTCCCCGACGGTCAGCTGTACGTCAACCTGCGCGGCTTCGATCCGGCCGGGATGGTCGTGACCCCTCGTGAAGCGCTGGCCGGGTTCCTGGAGGCGCTCGGCGTCTCCGCCGCCGGGCTGCCCGACGACGTCGAAGCGCGCACCGGACGGTTCCGGAGCCTGGTGGCCGGGCGGCGGCTGCTCGTCGTCCTGGACAACGCCAGCGACAGCGAACAGCTCGAACCGCTGTTACCCAGCGCGCCGGGATGCGCGGCGCTGGTCACCAGCCGCACGCAGCTCAGCGGCCTGATCACGCGCTACGGCGCGCGCCCCGTTCCGCTGCGTCCGATGCCGCCGGATCAGGCCCGGCAGACGCTGGCGGGCCGGCTGGGGGCCGAACGGGTCGAGGCCGATCCGGCGGCGACCGACCGGATCATCGAGGCGTGCGCGGGGCTGCCACTGGCGCTCGCCGTCGTGGCCGCCCGGGCCGCGCACAACGACTTCCCGCTCTCGGTCACCGCCGACCAGCTGGAGCGCGCCGCCTCCACGCTGCACGCGTTCACCACCGACGGCGACGGCGTCGACGTGCGGGCCGCCTTCTCCTGGTCGTACGAGGCGCTGCCGGAGCCGGTGGCGAAGCTCTTCCGCCAGCTCGCGGCCCATCCGGGCCCGGAGATCAGCGTCCCGGCGACCGTCAGCATGACCGGCTCCGACGAGCACGCGGTCCGCCGCGGGCTGGCGACGCTGCGCGCCGCGAACCTGCTGGAGGAGCCGGCGCCCGAGCGCTACGCGCTGCACGACCTGCTGCGCGCGTTCGGCGCGGAGCTGTGCGCCCCGGACGAGCAACGGGACGCGTTCGAACGGCTGGCCTGGCACTACACGCACTCGACGGCGAACGCCTACGCGGTGTTCGGCCGGCCGCCGATCGGCACGCTCCCCCCGCCGGCCGAAGGCATCGTCCCGGAAGCTCCGGCGGGCATCCCGGAGGCGACGGAATGGTACGAACGCGAGCACATCGTGTTGCGGCGCATCGTGGACATAGCCGACGGCTACGGCATGGACACCGTCGTGGCGCGCATCGTCCTGGACTGGCGGCCGATGGCGCTGAGCGTGGACACTGTCGCCGACATCGAGCCCTACATCCTGGCCGGCCTGGCCGCCGCCGGCCGCCTCGGCGACCCCGCACTGACCGCCGAGTCCGAGCGCGCGGTCGCCGTCATCAAAACCCGCCGAGGCGAGTTCGGTTCGGCGGAACGTCAGCCTCTGCCCACGGCCTCCGGCGCCAGCAGTTCCTGA
- a CDS encoding flavin-dependent oxidoreductase codes for MRILIVGAGIAGLSTALSLHDAGLGSEITIIDAVAELRPLGVGINLLPHATRELIELGLGPELARMAVPTAEVVTMDALGNRIWSEPRGVGAGYDWPQYSVHRGELQAVLLAAVRERLGPECVRTATTLAELQQDGDCVVSRLVGRDGEDLGTFESDVVIGADGLHSAVRAQLHPEEGPARWSGITMWRGCAEGEPFLTGRSMMWGGSNRTAKFVAYPISPPRENGRVLINWVAEVRVEPAAGRAPDWNRTGRLADVLPHYQGWKLAGVDVCGLMAASPRILEYPMVDRDPLPFWGTGRVTLAGDAAHPMYPIGSNGGSQAILDARHLAYQLAHHADDPAAGLAAYEAVRLPATAKIVRTNRSFPMDRILDLVADRAPRGFAAIEDVLSAAEMAEITTAFRSTTGTDAEELNARASLSVGP; via the coding sequence GTGAGGATTCTGATCGTCGGCGCCGGCATCGCGGGGCTGAGTACGGCGCTGAGCCTGCACGACGCCGGGCTGGGCAGCGAGATCACAATTATCGACGCGGTCGCCGAGCTGCGGCCGCTCGGCGTCGGCATCAACCTGCTGCCGCACGCCACGCGCGAGCTGATCGAGCTGGGCCTGGGGCCGGAGCTGGCGCGGATGGCGGTGCCGACGGCGGAAGTGGTCACGATGGACGCGCTCGGCAACCGGATCTGGTCCGAGCCGCGCGGGGTCGGGGCGGGCTACGACTGGCCGCAGTACTCGGTGCACCGGGGCGAGTTGCAGGCGGTGCTGCTGGCCGCGGTGCGCGAGCGGCTCGGGCCGGAGTGCGTACGGACCGCCACCACGCTGGCCGAGTTGCAGCAGGACGGCGACTGCGTGGTCAGCCGGCTGGTCGGACGGGACGGCGAGGACCTGGGGACGTTCGAGTCGGACGTCGTGATCGGCGCCGACGGACTGCACTCGGCGGTGCGTGCGCAGCTGCATCCCGAGGAGGGGCCGGCGCGCTGGAGCGGCATCACGATGTGGCGCGGGTGCGCCGAGGGCGAGCCGTTCCTCACCGGCCGGTCGATGATGTGGGGCGGGAGCAACCGGACCGCGAAGTTCGTCGCGTACCCGATCTCCCCGCCGCGCGAGAACGGACGTGTCCTGATCAACTGGGTCGCCGAGGTGCGGGTCGAGCCCGCCGCCGGGCGCGCGCCGGACTGGAACCGCACCGGCCGGCTGGCCGACGTCCTGCCGCACTATCAGGGCTGGAAGCTGGCCGGCGTGGACGTGTGCGGGCTGATGGCCGCCAGCCCGAGGATCCTGGAGTACCCGATGGTGGACCGGGACCCGCTGCCGTTCTGGGGCACCGGCCGGGTCACGCTCGCCGGGGACGCGGCGCACCCGATGTACCCGATCGGCTCCAACGGCGGGTCGCAGGCCATTCTGGACGCGCGCCACCTGGCGTACCAGCTGGCGCACCACGCCGACGACCCGGCCGCGGGGCTGGCCGCGTACGAGGCCGTGCGGCTTCCCGCGACGGCGAAGATCGTGCGGACGAACCGGTCCTTCCCGATGGACCGGATCCTCGACCTGGTCGCCGACCGGGCTCCGCGGGGGTTCGCCGCGATCGAGGACGTGCTGAGCGCGGCGGAGATGGCCGAGATCACCACGGCGTTCCGGAGCACGACGGGGACCGACGCGGAGGAGCTGAACGCGCGCGCGTCGCTTTCGGTGGGACCCTGA
- a CDS encoding MFS transporter, producing MARRIGWPGRRRDAARQDTNAAQPTAPHDARASASSSQPPDSPHIELQEESGAPHISPAQPQHDRGTAQSSLPPEPQHDHGTTQRSSPPEPQHDHGTTQRNSPPEPHHDSGTAQHSLPPEPQHDHGTTQNSSPPEPQHDSGSARSSSEPAEPPRPESQPSPGPGSRARRLTAMLADTAPLRESPAFRRLWLSSLCSSFGGQMTTVAVLFQIWHSTNSAAWTGAIGLAQAVPLIAFGLFAGALADRLDRRRYFMACTVGQGACSALLATQALLGTFPVLAVLFIVAGQSVFGAGAGPTARTFLPHLVRTEHMGSAIALNRISFQGSMMVGPALGGLVVGVAGVGTCYLIDTLSFAVALYGAFRLPRLAMRSEQAPRPGLQGVADGLSYLMHAAPVRGALLTDLATTVLTMPISLFPLLNAERFGNNPRTLGLFLTAIAVGGVVASVFSGTFTRLPRPGAVMLLGSTVWAAALLMLGLVSNAWLGLACLAVAGAADTLAVVSRSTVVQLNTPNEMLGRVAAAEQIAGQAGPELGNLRAGLTAAATSGQVALVSGGVLCLAALAVIVVKTPQLREFTRPVAVEAPQPAGVA from the coding sequence ATGGCGCGGCGAATAGGGTGGCCGGGGCGCCGGCGGGACGCGGCGCGGCAAGACACCAACGCCGCACAGCCCACCGCACCGCACGACGCCCGCGCCTCCGCGAGCAGCAGCCAGCCGCCAGACTCGCCGCACATCGAGCTGCAGGAAGAATCCGGCGCCCCGCACATCAGCCCTGCGCAGCCGCAGCATGACCGCGGCACCGCTCAGAGCAGCCTGCCGCCCGAGCCGCAGCACGACCACGGCACCACACAGCGCAGCTCGCCGCCCGAACCGCAACACGACCACGGCACCACACAGCGCAACTCGCCGCCCGAGCCGCATCACGACTCCGGCACCGCACAGCACAGCCTGCCGCCCGAACCACAGCACGACCACGGCACCACACAGAACAGCTCGCCGCCCGAACCGCAGCATGACTCCGGCTCAGCGCGAAGTAGTAGCGAGCCGGCCGAGCCTCCCCGCCCCGAATCCCAGCCGAGCCCCGGCCCCGGCAGCCGCGCCCGCCGCCTCACCGCGATGCTCGCCGACACCGCGCCACTGCGCGAGTCGCCGGCGTTTCGGCGGCTCTGGCTGAGCAGCCTGTGCTCCAGCTTCGGCGGGCAGATGACCACCGTCGCCGTGCTCTTCCAGATCTGGCACTCCACCAACAGTGCCGCGTGGACCGGGGCCATCGGGCTCGCGCAGGCTGTGCCGCTCATCGCGTTCGGGTTGTTCGCGGGGGCGTTGGCCGATCGGCTTGATCGGCGTCGCTACTTCATGGCGTGCACTGTGGGTCAGGGGGCGTGCTCAGCGCTGCTCGCCACGCAGGCTCTGCTCGGGACGTTCCCCGTCTTGGCCGTGCTCTTCATCGTTGCGGGGCAGTCAGTGTTCGGGGCCGGAGCGGGGCCGACCGCGCGCACGTTCCTGCCGCACCTGGTGCGTACCGAGCACATGGGCTCCGCCATCGCGCTGAACCGGATCTCGTTCCAGGGGTCGATGATGGTCGGGCCGGCGCTCGGTGGGCTGGTGGTCGGGGTGGCGGGCGTCGGGACCTGCTATCTCATCGACACGCTGTCCTTCGCCGTCGCGCTCTACGGCGCCTTCCGGCTGCCGCGCCTGGCGATGCGCTCCGAGCAGGCGCCGCGTCCGGGCCTGCAGGGCGTGGCCGACGGCCTCAGCTACCTCATGCACGCCGCGCCGGTCCGCGGCGCGCTGCTCACCGACCTCGCCACGACCGTCCTCACGATGCCCATCAGCCTCTTCCCGCTCCTCAACGCGGAGCGCTTCGGCAACAACCCGCGCACGCTCGGCCTGTTCCTGACCGCGATCGCGGTCGGCGGCGTCGTCGCGTCCGTCTTCTCCGGCACGTTCACGCGCCTGCCGCGCCCCGGCGCGGTGATGCTGCTCGGCTCGACGGTCTGGGCCGCGGCCCTGCTCATGCTCGGCCTGGTCTCCAACGCCTGGCTCGGTCTGGCCTGCCTGGCCGTCGCGGGCGCCGCCGACACCCTGGCGGTGGTCTCGCGCAGCACCGTCGTCCAGCTCAACACCCCCAACGAGATGCTGGGCCGGGTCGCCGCCGCCGAGCAGATCGCCGGCCAGGCCGGGCCCGAGCTCGGCAACCTGCGCGCCGGGCTCACCGCCGCCGCGACGTCCGGACAGGTGGCGCTGGTCAGCGGCGGCGTGCTGTGCCTGGCGGCGCTCGCGGTGATCGTCGTCAAGACGCCGCAGCTGCGGGAGTTCACCCGGCCGGTGGCGGTCGAGGCGCCACAGCCGGCCGGGGTGGCATAG
- a CDS encoding MarR family winged helix-turn-helix transcriptional regulator, protein MTDDQAAGQPVARAADQAADQAFEDPTGASLWRPLHLLTADIDASIAQVYADAAIEGVKPTWVMELLRLHLHGPMTITELAESVGRTHSALSQKVAAMRTAGLVRTTPGPDARTKRVTLTAKSRRLAPRLAAEWRATEAALAELETEIPYPISKAVADVEQALARKSFRDRITERLREDPAWRGE, encoded by the coding sequence ATGACGGATGATCAAGCTGCCGGGCAGCCGGTCGCGCGCGCCGCCGACCAGGCCGCCGACCAGGCCTTCGAGGACCCGACCGGCGCCAGCCTGTGGCGTCCGCTGCACCTGCTGACCGCGGACATCGACGCCTCGATCGCGCAGGTCTACGCCGACGCCGCCATCGAGGGCGTGAAGCCGACGTGGGTGATGGAACTCCTCCGCCTGCACCTCCACGGCCCGATGACCATCACCGAACTGGCCGAATCCGTGGGCCGCACCCACTCGGCCCTGAGCCAGAAGGTCGCCGCCATGCGCACCGCCGGCCTCGTCCGCACCACCCCCGGCCCCGACGCCCGCACCAAGCGCGTGACCCTGACCGCCAAATCCCGCCGCCTGGCCCCCCGCCTCGCCGCGGAGTGGCGCGCCACCGAAGCGGCCCTGGCCGAGCTGGAGACGGAGATCCCGTACCCGATCAGCAAGGCGGTCGCCGACGTGGAGCAGGCGCTGGCGCGCAAGAGCTTCCGCGACCGGATCACGGAGCGACTGAGGGAGGACCCGGCATGGCGCGGCGAATAG
- a CDS encoding MFS transporter codes for MPIGADAPPAAPPAARTAGAPRGRSVVWAAALMSLVLAAIWARYLAGVGGDLAAQWSWADFAAKYPGSAYDLAWYGGIHPASYSLLAPFLMAAVGVRAAGVLSVVVSAVLLAHILTRAGLRWPLPVALWGTFALWCDLAAGRVTFAIGLMFGLAAIAAAGNDRTPGWGRVALAAALSFLAVCASPLAGLFVEVAAAALLLTGRVRAGIALGVPGPAVVLLTSLLFPFGGVDPVGGSTIMVTAGCAVAAALLVPGGPDAAPVWRVVRIGALLYAAGAGLTLLIDTPLGSNVERLALIFGSVVFLAALCARGDVPWPKLPRPSLTWLRTGALVVAFAIAGFWTVSSDIVGIPMPSSKAQGAGLVAELQSLHVEATGARVEAVPMQNHWESWGLTGVAELARGWNRQADVQRNALFYDGTLTGTAYYDWLQKWAVGYVAVPTLPASELDYSARAEAVLIATHPAWLQQVWQDSSWRLLKFTDAVALASPPATIVATDAAHVVLDVPQNPEGVVTTTVRVQWSPWLRVDGPAGACLVRDGDWTQLEVAAPGRYTIDSDYSLPRGSGCRRP; via the coding sequence GTGCCCATCGGAGCAGACGCCCCGCCCGCAGCCCCGCCCGCCGCCCGGACCGCCGGCGCCCCGCGCGGCCGGTCGGTGGTCTGGGCCGCGGCGCTGATGTCGCTCGTGCTCGCCGCGATCTGGGCCCGCTACCTGGCCGGTGTCGGCGGCGACCTGGCCGCCCAGTGGTCCTGGGCCGACTTCGCCGCCAAGTACCCCGGCTCGGCCTACGACCTGGCCTGGTACGGCGGCATCCACCCCGCCTCCTACAGCCTGCTCGCCCCGTTCCTGATGGCCGCCGTCGGCGTCCGCGCCGCCGGCGTCCTGTCGGTCGTGGTGTCGGCGGTCCTGCTCGCCCACATCCTTACCCGCGCCGGCCTGCGCTGGCCGCTGCCGGTGGCGCTGTGGGGCACCTTCGCGCTCTGGTGCGACCTGGCAGCCGGCCGTGTCACCTTCGCCATCGGGCTGATGTTCGGCCTGGCCGCGATCGCCGCCGCCGGGAACGACCGCACGCCCGGCTGGGGCCGCGTCGCGCTCGCCGCCGCCCTGTCCTTCCTGGCCGTCTGCGCCAGCCCGCTGGCCGGCTTGTTCGTCGAGGTCGCGGCCGCCGCCCTGCTGCTCACCGGACGCGTCCGGGCCGGCATCGCGCTCGGCGTGCCCGGACCGGCCGTCGTCCTGCTGACCAGCCTGCTGTTCCCGTTCGGCGGCGTGGACCCGGTCGGCGGCTCGACGATCATGGTCACCGCCGGCTGCGCCGTCGCCGCCGCCCTGCTGGTCCCCGGCGGCCCCGACGCCGCGCCGGTCTGGCGCGTGGTGCGCATCGGCGCCCTGCTCTACGCCGCCGGCGCCGGCCTGACCCTGCTGATCGACACGCCGCTGGGCAGCAACGTCGAACGCCTCGCGCTGATCTTCGGCAGCGTCGTCTTCCTCGCCGCACTCTGCGCCCGGGGCGACGTCCCCTGGCCGAAGCTCCCGCGCCCGAGCCTGACCTGGCTGCGCACCGGCGCCCTGGTCGTCGCCTTCGCCATCGCCGGCTTCTGGACCGTCAGCAGCGACATCGTCGGCATCCCGATGCCGTCCTCCAAGGCCCAGGGCGCCGGCCTGGTCGCGGAGCTCCAGAGCCTGCACGTCGAAGCCACCGGCGCCCGCGTCGAAGCCGTCCCGATGCAGAACCACTGGGAATCCTGGGGCCTGACCGGCGTCGCCGAACTCGCCCGCGGCTGGAACCGCCAGGCCGACGTGCAACGCAACGCCCTGTTCTACGACGGCACGCTCACCGGCACCGCCTACTACGACTGGCTCCAGAAATGGGCCGTCGGCTACGTCGCCGTCCCCACGCTGCCCGCCTCCGAGCTGGACTACTCGGCGCGCGCCGAAGCCGTCCTGATCGCCACCCACCCCGCCTGGCTCCAGCAGGTCTGGCAGGACTCCTCCTGGCGGCTGCTGAAGTTCACCGACGCCGTCGCCCTGGCCTCGCCGCCCGCGACGATCGTCGCCACCGACGCCGCGCACGTCGTCCTCGACGTGCCGCAGAACCCGGAAGGGGTGGTGACCACGACGGTCCGCGTCCAGTGGTCCCCGTGGCTGCGCGTCGACGGACCGGCAGGCGCCTGCCTGGTCCGCGACGGCGACTGGACGCAGCTGGAAGTCGCCGCCCCCGGCCGCTACACGATCGACAGCGACTACTCGCTCCCGCGCGGATCGGGCTGCCGGCGGCCGTAG
- a CDS encoding ricin-type beta-trefoil lectin domain protein produces MSYRRALGAAAVALVTLLGVAVAPAADATAAHPSGPHLLKPRTPHAAPAASSANLVDNHGPVQDTPKVYVVYWGWTSDPSGEQGYLNNFLSSVGGTSWLATVQQYGGGWQSGLLAGTWSDSASVPSSPTDAQIQAEAVRAANHFGTGTSVNVQVVVATPTGHSTSGFGTQWCAYHGAVSALANTTYTDLPYMTDAGGSCGANSVQGPLDGVSIVEGHEMAESITDPLINAWLDSGGSEIGDKCAWQNLSVLNTSNGGYAVQPLWSNAIGGCAQSSSVGPTGQITSGVSSGLCVDDNQSARTNGTKVQIWSCNGTGAQRWTVNSDGTLTVLGRCLDVNQGGTTDGTKVQAWDCNGTGSQQWQNGANGSLVNPQSGKCLDDPGSTTTTGTQLQIYTCNGTNAQRWAIP; encoded by the coding sequence GTGTCCTACAGACGTGCGCTCGGCGCTGCCGCCGTGGCCCTGGTGACTCTTCTGGGGGTCGCAGTGGCACCGGCCGCCGACGCCACCGCCGCCCACCCGAGCGGCCCCCACCTGCTCAAGCCCCGCACCCCGCACGCGGCGCCGGCCGCCTCGTCGGCGAACCTCGTCGACAACCACGGACCGGTGCAGGACACGCCGAAGGTCTACGTCGTCTACTGGGGCTGGACGTCCGACCCGAGCGGGGAGCAGGGGTATCTGAACAACTTCCTGTCCTCGGTCGGCGGGACCTCGTGGCTGGCCACGGTCCAGCAGTACGGCGGCGGCTGGCAGTCCGGGCTGCTGGCCGGGACGTGGTCGGACTCCGCGAGCGTGCCCTCCTCCCCCACCGACGCGCAGATCCAGGCCGAGGCCGTGCGCGCGGCCAACCACTTCGGGACCGGGACGTCGGTGAACGTGCAGGTGGTCGTGGCGACGCCGACCGGGCACAGCACGTCGGGCTTCGGGACGCAGTGGTGCGCGTACCACGGCGCCGTCTCCGCGCTGGCGAACACGACGTACACCGACCTGCCGTACATGACCGACGCCGGCGGTTCGTGCGGCGCGAACTCCGTGCAGGGCCCGCTGGACGGGGTCAGCATCGTCGAGGGCCACGAGATGGCCGAGAGCATCACCGACCCGCTGATCAACGCGTGGCTGGACAGCGGCGGCTCGGAGATCGGCGACAAGTGCGCGTGGCAGAACCTGTCGGTGCTGAACACGTCGAACGGCGGCTACGCGGTGCAGCCGTTGTGGAGCAACGCGATCGGCGGCTGTGCGCAGTCCAGCTCGGTCGGGCCGACGGGGCAGATCACGTCGGGCGTGTCGTCCGGGCTGTGCGTGGACGACAACCAGTCGGCGCGGACGAACGGCACGAAGGTGCAGATCTGGAGCTGCAACGGGACCGGCGCGCAGCGCTGGACGGTGAACTCCGACGGGACGCTGACGGTGCTGGGCCGGTGCCTGGACGTGAATCAGGGCGGGACGACCGACGGGACGAAGGTGCAGGCGTGGGACTGCAACGGGACCGGGTCGCAGCAGTGGCAGAACGGGGCGAACGGGTCGCTGGTCAACCCGCAGTCCGGGAAGTGCCTGGACGATCCCGGTTCCACGACGACCACGGGGACGCAGTTGCAGATCTACACGTGCAACGGGACCAATGCGCAGCGGTGGGCGATTCCGTGA
- a CDS encoding TetR/AcrR family transcriptional regulator C-terminal ligand-binding domain-containing protein — MARLPAQHHGNRHGRSEDARQAVLQAADDLLVEKGFAGVTIEGVAAAAGVAKQTIYRWWGSKTDILLDTFLEDAARDLAPQEHDTLAEDLRGHLRQLAGFLTGEDAGAVFKALIGHAQHDAVFAEKLRTHYLDEQRQRDRVPLDRAIARGELPADLDVATAVDLLVGPLYHRILMTGDPVDDRFVEGLVEHFVKGYGGS; from the coding sequence GTGGCACGCTTGCCGGCACAGCACCACGGCAACCGGCACGGACGCAGCGAGGACGCCCGGCAGGCGGTACTCCAGGCGGCCGACGACCTGCTGGTGGAGAAGGGCTTCGCGGGCGTCACGATCGAGGGCGTCGCGGCCGCCGCCGGCGTCGCCAAGCAGACGATCTACCGCTGGTGGGGCTCCAAGACGGACATCCTGCTGGACACGTTCCTGGAGGACGCCGCCCGCGACCTGGCCCCCCAGGAGCACGATACCCTGGCCGAGGACCTGCGCGGGCATCTGCGGCAGCTGGCGGGCTTCCTGACCGGCGAGGACGCGGGGGCCGTCTTCAAAGCTCTGATCGGCCACGCACAGCACGACGCCGTCTTCGCCGAGAAGCTGCGCACGCACTACCTCGACGAGCAGCGCCAGCGCGACCGGGTGCCGCTGGACCGCGCGATCGCCCGCGGCGAGCTGCCCGCGGATCTGGACGTCGCCACCGCGGTCGACCTGCTGGTCGGGCCGCTGTACCACCGGATCCTGATGACCGGCGATCCGGTCGACGACCGGTTCGTCGAGGGGCTGGTCGAGCACTTCGTCAAGGGGTACGGCGGCAGCTGA
- a CDS encoding O-methyltransferase, which translates to MTSTSTLSTLRDPRVSEVLRRMFADAQLDDAAYQRALAGRPDGFDPTDHQERADAWSEIYMPISADAGRLLYTLVRAVKPRTVIEFGMSFGISTLHLAAAVRDNGVGHVVTTEMSAAKIEAARTTFTEVGLDDVVTVLEGDALQTLPEYLDADNADVGAGAGDGVDFVLLDGWKDLYVPVLRALEPRLNRGALVIADDIDMASVRPYLDYVRDPADGYEGVAFPVEDGMEISCRL; encoded by the coding sequence ATGACCTCGACCAGCACCCTCAGCACCCTGCGCGACCCGCGCGTCTCCGAAGTCCTCCGGCGCATGTTCGCCGACGCGCAGCTGGACGACGCGGCCTACCAGCGCGCCCTGGCCGGCCGCCCCGACGGCTTCGACCCCACCGACCACCAGGAGCGCGCGGACGCCTGGTCGGAGATCTACATGCCGATCTCCGCCGACGCCGGGCGCCTGCTCTACACCCTCGTGCGAGCCGTGAAGCCCAGGACGGTGATCGAGTTCGGCATGTCTTTCGGGATCTCCACCCTGCACCTGGCCGCCGCGGTCCGGGACAACGGCGTCGGGCACGTGGTGACCACCGAGATGTCGGCGGCCAAGATCGAGGCCGCGCGGACCACGTTCACGGAGGTCGGCCTGGACGACGTCGTCACCGTGCTCGAAGGCGACGCGCTCCAGACCCTCCCGGAGTATCTGGACGCTGACAACGCAGATGTCGGCGCGGGTGCGGGCGACGGCGTCGACTTCGTCCTCCTCGACGGCTGGAAGGACCTCTACGTCCCCGTCCTGCGCGCCCTCGAACCGCGCCTGAACCGCGGCGCCCTGGTCATCGCCGACGACATCGACATGGCCTCGGTCCGGCCCTACCTGGACTACGTCCGCGACCCGGCCGACGGCTACGAGGGCGTCGCGTTCCCGGTCGAGGACGGCATGGAGATCAGCTGCCGGCTGTGA